A section of the Paralichthys olivaceus isolate ysfri-2021 chromosome 16, ASM2471397v2, whole genome shotgun sequence genome encodes:
- the rb1cc1 gene encoding RB1-inducible coiled-coil protein 1, with product MKLYVFQVNNGCTLTFDTDLAVQTVLELKHAIQAKYKIATQHQVLVVNGGECMAAERRVCSYSAGTETNPIFLFNKEMILCDRDPTIPKTTFSIESEIQVKVEESLLMPAVFHTVASRTQLALEMFEVAKKLCSFCERLVHDEHLQHQGWAAIMANLDDCTLSYQKLLVKFDSAYANYQHELEEIKVKLTKLGTAVSVMARIPLLESLTRHSYRESMEKSSSTPGKDSDETEEEKSTESVLYTADAKRPSKLSASFSASEAATCKPAGDQETNEMTDSGGLRAALLDDDDDDDDDDDDDTPEFANSSSFNVTLLDWINVQDRPNDVESVVRKCFDSINRLDPRIIEPFLTDCRDTIAKLDNQNMKAIKGLEDRLYALDQMIASCKKLVNEQKELAQGFLANQKRAENLKDTSVLPDLCLSHTNQLMIMLNNHRKLLDIKKKCTTAKQELANNLQVRLKWCCYVMLHADQDSEKLQALLRLLTELLERVRVVEALSTVPQMYCLAVVEVVRRKMFMRHYREWAYALVKDGKRLYEAEKFKRESFGKLFRKSFLRNRLFRGLDSWPPTSFCTRKPRRFDDELPDISLEDLQYLKSCCPVEVQPFLMVPTMCDFEPLHRHVETLHQLVQAAQSVDEMSQTITDLLNEQRASYCHSSHRSTLLTPQSESIPGTTTPVSSKTPTSLSLQGPGCQPLHVPVPAPLEDLSPDSIDAQTFDFETIGHPNMDPVLQQGSLDLDSLAESPESDFMSAVNEFVIEGNLTSPNPISDPTSPDMMVESLYSSVINAIDNKRMQDTTTLERENLRITVLKQVIEKYQSAAEESHSNLRSVKDDLHHLRGLVLKEQHDFGFVLRNMTTEVRSVVDNFCLTHELKLKEKHQSELLSVRQELEKQVQTLMEENQVNQNIVRDVQRAMLELEGLMERKEKELTQLENERERWMETERGQRDRIKNLEQMISDRAEEIETLSVARDSLASQLENLHFEIERGQQKIRQELEAVEKSHLKELEVRMMQEHKAQLEALTKDNKEALEHLAAENSAKLSEDAAQHATALREKENQIKDLEARITELAELRCKLEVELALKESETEEVRLLFEEAKTQQAEAVKSQVEAETNVLGKELADVTKQLQVKNEEYEVGLAELRSLMRIEKDHCISELVDRHEEETILLRHELSSLQQQSQDAERNYSEQQQKLKQELEQQVAQSEEKEKQFRSFQELEQELRTLVNKLQTENDLLSKKVEQDRRATETELEKQESTKVASPEAFKEFEQQKEEMENRLLKKIKQLESELHERRSSKSDEGSSLHAEEHADAGAPLSLDSALQERLQQERASLQSQIELLEKKKNEEIQNLKTSLIAEQQTNFNTVLTREKLKKEQIINELTDKLQQVTQQQEKDKALIETLSEDRASVMQEKKHLEEELNRLRSTALISSAFFTPHPSAPEVTEAGAAAARALPVAGSCSSEPMAESDRLASVAEFRDDENVDSAVEASMVTVHDNILMSEEKQRILLLERTLHMKEEENKRLSQRLMSQSMSSVSSRHSDKIAIRDFQVGDLVLIILDERHDNYVLFTVGPTLYFLHSESLTALDLKPASGTSRRPWVLGKVMEKEYCQAKKAQNRFKVPLGTKFYRVKAVPWNRKV from the exons ATGAAGTTGTATGTGTTCCAGGTCAACAATGGCTGCACGCTGACATTTGACACTGACCTTGCTGTCCAAAC CGTACTTGAGCTTAAACATGCCATCCAAGCCAAATATAAGATTGCAACTCAACATCAAGTCCTTGTTGTCAATGGAGGGGAATGTATGGCTGCAGAGAGACGAGTCTGCAGCTACAGTGCTGGCACT GAAACCAATCCCATATTCTTGTTCAACAAAGAGATGATCTTGTGTGACCGGGATCCAACGATCCCCAAAACCACCTTCTCGATTGAGAGTGAGATTCAGGTCAAGGTGGAGGAGTCTCTACTGATGCCAGCTGTTTTTCACACTGTTGCCTCACGAACACAACTTGCTCTG GAAATGTTTGAAGTTGCCAAGAAACTTTGCTCTTTCTGTGAACGTTTGGTTCATGATGAACACCTTCAACACCAAGGCTGGGCTGCTATCATGGCGAATCTGGACGACTGCACTCTGTCTTATCAGAAGTTGCTTGTGAAGTTTGACTCTGCATACGCAAATTATCAACATGAGTTAGAAGAAATTAAGGTGAAACTTACAAA GTTAGGGACAGCGGTTTCTGTAATGGCTAGGATACCTCTGCTGGAAAGTTTGACAAGACACAGTTACAGAGAGAGCATGGAGAAGTCCAGTTCAACCCCAGGGAAGGACTCAgatgagacagaagaagaaaagtccaCTGAGTCTGTGCTCTACACTGCTGATGCAAAGAGGCCCTCCAAGTTATCAGCATCCTTCTCTGCTTCGGAAGCGGCCACGTGTAAGCCAGCAGGTGACcaggaaacaaatgaaatgactgaCAGTGGTGGGCTGAGAGCTGCGCTattagatgatgatgatgatgatgacgacgatgatgacGACGACACTCCTGAGTTTGCCAACTCGTCCTCCTTCAACGTCACACTATTAGACTGGATCAATGTGCAAGACAGACCCAATGATGTGGAATCAGTTGTGAGGAAATGCTTTGACTCCATCAATAGG CTTGACCCACGGATCATTGAACCCTTCCTGACAGATTGTCGTGACACAATTGCTAAGTTGGATAATCAAAACATGAAAGCCATCAAGGGGCTTGAGGACAGGTTGTATGCTCTTGACCAAATGATAGCAAGCTGTAAGAAGTTGGTGAACGAACAAAAAGAACTTGCTCAG GGATTTTTGGCCAATCAGAAGCGTGCTGAAAACCTGAAGGATACATCTGTTCTGCCCGACTTGTGTCTGAGTCACACCAACCAGCTGATGATCATGCTGAACAACCACAGGAAGCTGCTTGACATCAAAAAGAAGTGCACTACTGCCAAACAAGAACTTGCAAACAACCTTCAAGTCAGACTCAA ATGGTGCTGCTACGTGATGCTTCATGCAGACCAGGACAGTGAGAAGCTTCAGGCTCTACTCAGACTCCTGACAGAGCTGTTGGAAAGAGTGAGAGTGGTGGAGGCCCTCAGTACTGTGCCCCAGATGTACTGCTTGGCGGTGGTGGAAGTCGTCAGGAGAAAAATGTTTATGCGCCACTACCGAGAG TGGGCCTATGCACTTGTGAAGGATGGGAAACGACTGTACGAGGCTGAGAAATTCAAAAGGGAATCCTTTGGGAAACTCTTTA GGAAGTCTTTCCTCAGAAATCGTTTGTTTAGAGGACTCGATTCATGGCCTCCAACATCATTCTGT ACACGAAAGCCGAGAAGGTTTGACGATGAACTTCCAGACATCTCACTTGAGGACCTGCAGTACTTGAAATCTTGTTGTCCTGTCGAGGTGCAGCCTTTCCTTAT GGTTCCTACAATGTGTGACTTTGAGCCCTTACATCGCCATGTGGAGACGCTTCACCAGCTGGTCCAGGCAGCTCAGAGTGTGGATGAGATGTCCCAAACTATCACCGACCTGTTGAACGAACAAAGG GCATCCTATTGTCATAGTTCTCATAGATCAACCTTGCTGACCCCACAGTCTGAAAGTATACCTGGGACCACCACACCAGTGTCCTCCAAAACCCCCACCTCTCTTAGCCTTCAGGGTCCAGGCTGCCAACCCCTACATGTTCCTGTCCCAGCTCCTTTGGAGGACTTGTCCCCAGACAGCATTGATGCACAAACATTTGACTTTGAAACCATCGGCCATCCGAACATGGATCCAGTCCTGCAGCAGGGCTCCCTCGACCTGGATTCTCTAGCAGAGAGCCCAGAGTCAGATTTCATGTCTGCTGTCAATGAGTTTGTGATCGAAGGGAACTTGACCTCCCCGAACCCCATCAGTGACCCCACTAGCCCTGACATGATGGTAGAGTCTCTGTACTCTTCAGTGATCAACGCTATAGACAATAAGCGTATGCAGGACACCACAACACTAGAGAGGGAGAATCTTAGGATCACTGTCCTCAAACAAGTTATTGAGAAGTATCAGTCTGCTGCAGAGGAGTCCCATTCTAACTTAAGAAGTGTAAAGGATGATCTCCATCACTTAAGAGGTCTAGTGTTAAAAGAACAACATGACTTTGGCTTTGTCCTGAGGAATATGACCACAGAGGTGCGCAGCGTTGTGGACAACTTCTGCCTGACCCATGAACTGAAGTTGAAGGAGAAGCATCAAAGTGAGCTGCTCTCTGTTCGGCAAGAGCTTGAGAAGCAGGTTCAAACACTAATGGAGGAAAATCAAGTAAACCAGAACATTGTAAGAGACGTCCAGCGTGCGATGCTCGAGCTGGAGGGACTTATGGAGCGCAAAGAGAAAGAACTTACTCAGCTCGAGAATGAGAGAGAGCGAtggatggaaacagagagaggccaGAGGGATAGGATCAAAAATCTGGAGCAGATGATCAGTGATCGAGCTGAAGAGATCGAGACGCTTTCAGTTGCAAGAGACTCCCTGGCCAGCCAGCTTGAGAATCTGCACTTTGAGATTGAACGTGGCCAGCAGAAGATTCGACAGGAGTTGGAAGCTGTTGAGAAATCTCACTTAAAGGAGCTGGAGGTCAGAATGATGCAGGAGCACAAGGCACAGCTGGAGGCTCTTACTAAGGATAACAAGGAGGCTCTAGAACATCTGGCTGCTGAAAACAGTGCAAAATTAAGTGAGGACGCTGCTCAACATGCCACTGCTctcagagagaaggaaaacCAAATCAAGGACTTGGAGGCTCGTATAACTGAGCTTGCTGAACTGCGTTGCAAACTCGAGGTGGAATTAGCCCTCAAAGAGTCAGAGACTGAGGAGGTGAGACTCTTATTTGAGGAGGCCAAGACTCAGCAGGCCGAGGCTGTGAAGTCTCAGGTTGAAGCTGAGACCAATGTCCTCGGCAAAGAGCTGGCAGATGTCACAAAACAGCTTCAGGTAAAAAATGAGGAGTATGAAGTGGGCCTGGCAGAGTTGAGGAGTCTCATGAGGATTGAGAAGGACCACTGTATCTCCGAGCTGGTGGACAGACACGAGGAGGAAACTATCTTGTTGCGCCATGAGctctcctccctgcagcagcaATCCCAGGATGCTGAGAGGAACTATTCAGAGCAGCAACAGAAGCTTAAGCAGGAATTAGAGCAGCAAGTGGCTCAaagtgaggaaaaagaaaagcagttcAGGAGTTTCCAAGAACTGGAGCAAGAGCTGAGGACTCTTGTCAACAAACTGCAGACAGAAAATGATCTGCTCTCCAAAAAAGTAGAGCAGGACAGACGAGCCACTGAGACAGAACTAGAAAAACAAGAGTCCACTAAGGTTGCATCACCAGAAGCCTTTAAAGAGTTTGagcagcagaaggaggagatggAAAACAGACtgttaaagaaaatcaaacaactTGAGAGTGAGCTCCATGAGAGACGATCTTCAAAAAG TGATGAAGGGTCGTCGCTGCACGCTGAGGAACATGCAGATGCTGGAgcacctctctctctggacTCTGCACTACAAGAGcggctgcagcaggagagggCCTCGCTACAGTCCCAGATAGAGCtcctggagaagaagaagaatgaagagATACAGAACCTCAAGACATCACTAATTGCAGAACAGCAG ACTAATTTCAACACTGTTCTAACCCGAGAGAAGCTGAAGAAGGAGCAGATCATCAATGAGCTCACAGACAAGCTGCAGCAAGTGACCCAACAGCAGGAGAAGGACAAAG CTCTGATAGAGACTCTCTCTGAGGACCGGGCGAGTGTCATGCAGGAGAAGAAACACTTGGAAGAAGAACTTAATCGCCTGCGCAGCACTGCACTGATCTCCTCTGCCTTCTTCACCCCTCACCCATCAGCCCCGGAGGTCACAGAGgcgggagcagcagcagccagagctCTGCCTGTGGCtgggtcctgctcctctgagcCCATGGCTGAAAGTGACAGACTGGCCTCTGTAGCAGAATTCCGAGATGACGAAAATGTCGACTCAGCGGTGGAAGCCAGCATGGTGACAGTCCA tgATAATATCCTGATGTCAGAGGAGAAACAGCGGATACTCTTACTCGAGAGG ACTTTACACATGAAGGAAGAAGAGAACAAGCGCCTCAGTCAAAGACTG ATGTCCCAGAGCATGTCGTCTGTGTCGTCACGGCATTCAGACAAAATCGCCATCAGAGA CTTCCAGGTTGGTGATTTGGTTCTAATCATCCTGGATGAAAGACACGACAACTATGTGCTGTTCACGGTCGGACCCACCCTCTACTTCCTCCACTCAGAGTCTCTCACTGCACTGGACCTCAAACCAG cATCAGGGACTTCAAGACGGCCGTGGGTTCTTGGAAAAGTGATGGAAAAGGAATATTGCCaggcaaaaaag GCCCAGAACAGGTTCAAGGTCCCTTTAGGAACCAAGTTCTACAGAGTGAAAGCTGTTCCATGGAACAGAAAAGTATAA